The Quercus robur chromosome 3, dhQueRobu3.1, whole genome shotgun sequence DNA segment CAAGCACACATGGCTGTTGTTCACTGAAAATCTTTATTTCGCTTTTAAACCCCCtttaatgaattatttgttGTTAGATTTAGACAGGGGCAAGCACTATATAGGTCATTAGTCCTTCTAATGCCTTTGTAATtaactatgaatttaattttcatttttttttggtccccaaaaacaaaaaacaataagtCCAACACAAGacaaaacatttttcataattattaacaTGTTACTCTAAAAGAAGGCACCCCTAAAGAAAGTTTTGTAGTTCAATAAGTacctttttatgtttttaggaTGATGATTTGAATATTTTAAGGGTCCTGTTAACGagcatttattaataaattattttaagaaatttttagtaattcacgagaaatataaagaacggaaaaaaaaaaaaaatctttaccgtaaaaattttataataaaaattaaaacacccTGTTAACTTTTTCTCatatcttaaaagaaaaaaaaaaaaaaaaaaaaaaaatttaacaactaCTCCACTACTTTTACAAGTgctatctttctcaaaaaacttTTACAAGTGCTATCTTAATTGCAAAAACATGGGAAATTAATTACTCCGACATCTCTACTAATTAACAAAAAGACAAATCAACAGCAAGACAAAGACAAAGCCATAGCCTTTAGCCACTTCGAGTAAGTCGCTCCTGATTCTGCAATCAAGTTTGGAGCTCCTGATTCTGCAACAAACATTCTTCTCGCAATGGTAGCCTCTGTTCtgatttaaatttataatctttCATTGCTTTTTGCTTATTTATGCGATTAGTTTTTCTGGGTTcatgttcttttttattcattttgagCTGGATGTGAAGTTTGGATAAGAgaatattaaaagttaaaaccgtGTATGTTTGAGCAGTTTTACACATTTGGGGTTGTCAAATTGGAGTTACACTATTAAGAATTCTATATTAGTATTTGCAAGGATTATGTGCTTGTTTGAATGTGTATGTGTAAGTCAAAAACAAGAACAGaaagtaaaaattattgtgaatggTAACACTAACACACTTGTTTTATTGAAAGAATTCAAAAGGGCCTTTTGTGggaatcttgaattttttttttttttttttaagtattatgTGACCCAGAATTTATATTGTATATGGTTCAGTAATTTTATGTGACCCACAATTGTTTAAGgcttagttgttgttgttgcatgTTTCAGTTCTTGAATCAGCTAGAACTTGTCCAAAAGAAGTTTTGCCTTTTGTGAACATTCACTAATTACCCAAAATAGGAAAATccaattttcaaaagttttatttaaCTAACTTGTTAACCAACCTCTACTTCTTGAGGAAtttatggaaagaaaaaaaaaatcatatatgtgCTTTTAGCAAATGGTTGATGTCATGCTTCCATAACATATGGCTGCCTTCCAAGAGAGATGATAGAATATAATATATCAATAATGGAAGTGTGAATTAACAAGATAAGTTTAACAACTTATAGGAATGAGTTAGTGAGTAATGTTTAGAGATTCCTTTAATGGCCTTCTGAATGATGGAATTAAGAATCACtggaatttatttaaaatacagTTTCTCATGACAATCTTGTCCATATAAGGTACAATTGTTAAAAAGAAGTTGAGAGAATTTGAGGTTTAGGgcttcttattgaaatgaattaTGCTGATATTTTTGTTTCAGAGCACTTTTTAGTGAGGTCAAGGGTGCATAAATGTAGTTTTCACTTTTTCGCTCCAATTGAAGTGGCATTTTATCTTGTATGATCTCTCATTACTTTGATATTCAAGAAGGCTATGGTTGCTGATGACTTTATCTTTGCTTTTAGTTAGGCTTTCTTAGCCCTAGCCCCTAGCCATTCTATGAGcataaaaattcaatcaaacaGTAAGGAATGCCTCAAAGAATACACCATAGAAAGATTTCTAAAGTTTGTAATATTATGTTcccttttttgaaaataaactcCATCTTAATAAAGGAGAGAACTATGAATTGGCTACTATGTCCTGTGATATATGCACTACAATGTTTTGCTCTCGAGCCCATCATCTTCTCTACATAAAGTGCAAATTTCTCTTCGAGAATTTAGTGTGAAATGAAAGGACCTCAATCACTGGTAACCTTGTGGGGTGGTAATATCTGGAAGAGCTCAAAGCATCTACATTTTGTGTTCTTGTATCCATTTTATAGGGTCAGGAGTGAGGTGATAGGCTTGGCTTAGGACTACATAAcccttttttcagttttgcctATAAAAAGCATGCTTCTGAACATATCAATTCAATTGAATTTCTTACCATCAAGATGGTGCTAATTTGCATAAGTTATTTGTCAATTCAAGCAAGAAAGTTGGGAAAGACAGTATATGTTTATGTCATCATGTGTGTAGAAActtaccaaaagaaaaagaaaaatgatgggTGACAAACAGAGAGCAACTGGATGTgtactgtttatgtaccttAGTTTTATGTTAAAgtgtatttttgtaaaatgtCCTACATCAAAGGATTCTTTTCCCAAATGTCTAAATTATGACAAAATGATGGGTGGAAAATATACTTAGGTTGTTAGTGACTCCTTGGCCATTGGGGAATAACATCCAAATAGGATTTCTACTGTGCTTAAGGAACTATTTTCTGTGATTTTTAAGCAATTAAATTGAgaacatattaaaatattttgctaGCTCcatttgacaatattttttagGGTTAGTTACGAAGACAAAAAATTCTCATTTCTTAATAGGCATTTTTACTGTCACGCAATACTCCTAATGCACTTTCCTACTTCATTAACCATGCTCTTATCCTATGATTCATATACTTTTTTATCTTTCCATTCTTATGGATTATTGATCCAAGATTTCGAAAGCAATGATCTTTTGGTACTTCTTGATCATCAAGTTTTACAACCCCTTCATCTTTATTTCTCCTTTTATTAAGTTTGCACTCCATGTACTATATTTAACTTCTACTTAGTCTAAAGCATCCATTCGTTACAACTACATAATCTGCAAAAGGCATACATTAATAGATTTCATCTTGAATTGATCTAGTAAATGCTATAAATATGGACTTCAGCTAATCCATAATACAAAGCTATTTGTGATTAGAAACTTACTTGTGATGCCCACCTTTTCTTACACTATTTATAGCTCCAATATTATCCTTAATCACTTTAATATGCTTTAGAAGAGctcatttctattttaaaatcatCACATAACCTTTCTATTTACCCTTCATATTCTTTCTCTTAGTTAATAGGAAACATATGGAGATCTTTTTAGGtttctcaatattttttcattagtcATTTTCAATAACAAAATAGCTTTCCATGGTAGACCATCCTGGCATAAAACCAAATTGATTATTTGATTTAGTTGTTTCATGTCTTAACCTAAATTCAGTCACCTCTCCCAAAGTTTCATAGTGTGACTCATAAACTTAATTCCATGGTAATTTGTATAGTTTTGAATCTCTCATTTGTTCTTGTGTAAAGTTATTAAAGTGCTTTTCCTTCACCATGCATTTTGTTAACACTTAAAATCTTATTGAAAAGGTTTGTCAACCATCTTACACCCACATCACTCAAGCActtctaaaattaaataaggaTTGCATTAGGTTCCACaacttttgttgttttcatcCTCCTTAATGCGTCCTTTACCTTGGTCATCTAATTGTTCTATGACCAATTGTTCTAACAAAACTGCAGTATCTATCCATAATTGGATTACTCATTCTAATTTCTTGTATggcatttaataaaatattttttctaaataattcTTCTATCACTCTAATTTCCTATACTTAGGGGTGTGCACAATCAGGTTGGAAAGTTTTTTCAATGACAAGTTGAGAAATTCCCAACCTAACCCAACTCATCACATGCTAGCCCACGTAGGTCATGTCGTTGGGTCGCTTACATGTTTCATGTGTTGTAAAAAATTGGACTTCCATTGattatttaattactttttaataAATGATTACTATTTACATAATGTGCCTAAATTATATTGTAAATTtctaaattcataaaaaataattcttaaaataccaaaataaattaaactaaagataaaataaaatagggtaataaaataaacttatctATAGGTGGGTTAGATTGGGTTAGATGGGCTATAAAAACTAtcaacttgaacccaacctaacccaagactcaaaataaaagttCCAACCCATCCCAAACCACGAAAACCAACCCAAGGCGTCagaatgggttgggttggtttcTTCTAGTTAGTGGGTTGGATGCACACCCTTACCTCTATAGCCTCCATTAAAAACTTGTCTTAGAAAgtatataaaatttcttttttccatcCATCATCCCAAACTTACTATATAATTAACCATAAGCCTTAAATCTAACCTCTTggatttcctttttttccttccctcATAGCCATGTCCTAATTTTCATTAGTGACATTGTctctatatcttttttttgataggtaagaaaaaatatattcaaaaaactgCTAGATGCAAATTAGCACCAACATAtcaaaagtacaaaaaagatggaaaagctaaaagcataaaaaagacactaattacaaagaaagagagctaaGGAATAGAGGAAGAGAGTCATtagatgtgagtccccaagccctagccCAATCAAACAGGGAACCAGAAAAGAGAGCAAGCATTTCAAGCTCTCTCAAAGCATCAACCGGAGCTCAAGTAAGAATTTTGAAGATCCAATTGAAGTAGCTGCATTCAATACACAAACAAGTTGCTGGAGTGATCTTCAAGAGGGTTCTTGAAGCCGTGAGCAGGGTGTTCATGTTTGATAGTCCACAGATAGAAGAGTTCAAGGATTTGGAGTTGTGACTTGAACCTATGACCTTggttctgataccacttgttggacTGTGACATGTGCCACTTTGCCTCAAAACAAATTGGTGATAAGGGAGATACACTTAGTCTTTTATGGCATTTGATGTTGCGTTCCATGATTCTGTTTATAGAGCGGTTGTAGGGAGCCGAATTATGGTCCACCCAACACTAATTTTATTCCACATTTTATGAACTGTTTTGTAgttttatgaattttgaaatggTTGGTCAAGTCTACATTAAAGAGGAGCAGTTTAATTCAACTTTAGGGTGATATATgggaaagggaaagggaaagggaaaAAGATTGAATCAAATGAGATAAATATGATGGCCTATAGGTAGCAGTAGAATTGGCCCTAGATGGAGTTGGTTGCCAATTATTGATTTGATTGGTTGACTTCAAATAGTTGTGATAGAAGACTTTTTTGAGTTTAAGAGTAAGGTGGTCCTATTGGCACCGTTAAAATGTTAGTGCTCTATGTAGGCACATTGGTAATTTTGGAGCCTTCAGAGCTGATTGATAACTAGAATCATTTTAGGAGACTTGGACTTTAAATCTGGCAGAACTCTAAGCTTCAGAAGAATTTTGGGTGTTGCTGCAGTTATCCTATTCTATGCTTTCCTTAGCAACTACTGGTGCTTTGTTCCATTAATGGAAGTAGTGTTTCTAAAGTTTTCAGAACAAATGGAAGTAGAGTGTAGCTGATGGGATGGTATAGTAAGTACTAAGTAATCACATTTCACACGCTAAACTTTTTTGTTATGATCTTAGAATGAACAAGAGTTTGATTAAACAATTATTGATATATGTTAACATGGTAATAATGCTCTATACATTTATATTACAAGTGAAATCTGCCCATCTTCTAAACTTTCCTATGTTACTGCCTTCCGAAACTGCCAATCCAATTCCATTCCTTCCTCCACACCCAACACCTACATAATACAATCTCCATTTATCTACATTTCCCTCCATCTGAATTAGACATGGGGACCCCACTCCTTTATTATCCCATCCATCATCTTCTGAAGGCTTAAGAACAGGGTCTTCTTGAAGCCTTGTCCAATTCTTTAGCCCATCTGGAGATACCGCAAGCCCAATACACCTCATCCCATCTGCTGAAACGCCCTCATATGCCATCAAATAGTTTCCTTCTTTGCTGTTTCTCACCACACACGCATTCTTGACCCCAATTTCATCAAAAGAACCTTTTGATCCACCTCCAAGGATCTTCCCCAGTTTCACCCATCTGATCCCATCTCTTGATCTTGCAACTCCAAGAGCAAACTGTCCATTTTCCACATCATATGAATGATAATACATCCTGAGGTCATCGTTGCTGTGCACTACAACGTGAGGTGCGGCAATAAACAAAGAATCCCACTCCTTGTCTGATCCCACATCTAACAGGGCTCCACTGTGGTGGTCCCCTTCAATTCTGGCCCAGTGCCTTCCATCTTGACTGCATGCCAGCCCTGGCAGAGACTTGAAAATTTTGccaattttatgattttcatcTTTCTTGTCTCCGCCATGGACTCTTTCTgggttttgtaaaatgtttGGAGCTCCTGATAAGTTCACTTCTTCAGAACTATATCCTGTGTAATAAAGCCAGTAAACAGCACTGTACATAGGACTGGACATAATAACCATCTCAGAAGGCCTGATACTATCTGTGTCAAAAGCCCACCAATTCTTGCTGCAATTCATCACCAAACCAGCATCCCCAGATGATCTAACATGTTCTTCTCTAGCCCAATGAATTCCATTGCTCGAAACTGCTAACCCGATGGATTCGGAGGTGTTGTTGTTAATATCAGACCTTCCATGGTACCACATATACCACCTTTCCTCATTGTCTCCTATGTATCTTTTCACAACTGGTGAGCCAATTTCGGCACTATCCCAGCTGTTTTTGGGACCCAAGTCAAGCACCAGACCTCTTGAACAAGTAGATGTTAGTGCTTGATTTGGCACAGGAGCTGCCAGTTGTTGAGATTTTGAACTCGGATCCCGTTCAATGGCAGGATTCTTATTTGTCGCATTATTGCTGTCAATGCCTGGTTTTGTGGAGCACCTAGTGACAGAGAAGATGCTACTTTTAGACTTAGGACATGGACATCTTTGGTGGCCGGGAAAGTTGCCACATGAAGATGTGCCAGAGGCATAGAGAGCAAGTGTTTGTGGTTGGGTAGAAGGCCATGATGGTTGGATTAGATTTGTTGTGTTCATCTTTCTTCCTGCAGTATAAGATGCAAGAAGATTTACTGTTTTGATCCTTGTGACTGCCGCTGCGTCCATTAGAGGACTACAGGATAGCAGAAAGAAATTGGATTGGTATCAATGGCAGAATCAGATACAAATTAAGTGGTGCCACATTCACGTGGCTTTTATATGAAGTAGAGAATTTCTTTTTGGGCTATTTGAAAATTTGccccaaaattttctttatctcTAAATAAATCCTCTCATAATTTGAATTATATTCAAATACATCATTGACCTCTGGAGCTTGCATGAGAGTACTTGTTAAACCCCTTTTAACCTGAAAGTCTGTAGGGTAAAGAAATTATGGTAAAGTGCATCTTCCCATCCTAAAATATGATATCAGTTGTAATGTAccctaaaaatttaaattaaataatcacCCCCTTAAACAAGGGATCAATTACAATTTCTCACCACTGTTAAAGTTTCTCCAATTTGTGTTATACTTATCACATTATCGCGTGATGATgtgcttattttcttttattttttatgtgatattGACAGTGGGGAATGTTGCATACTTGCAATTAATCATCATATAATTAAGGGGCTTGGCTGCTCAAATTTATAGTTTAGAGGGACATTACATATGACCCTAGGGTGTAATAGTGAAGTATGCAGAAGCTGTAACTTATAGCTCAATGTAAAAAGTGTTATTTCAACATTGTACTAAGGGCaaatattgtagaaaatttAGATTCTGTAGGAGGTcatcaaaatttccaaatgCTAGGGATTGTTCAGAAATATCCTAAAAGATATTCGTCGGTATATTTAGGGAAACAGAAAATTCCAATATTccataaatttgtcattctcaCTCCTTCTTCTTGTACTATCTACTATTCTTCCCAATGAATTTTGACACCTCctgctcccccccccccccacttttGCACCAATTGGGAATATTGGTTGCTTCTACCTGTCAAATGGCCAAGGCAAGACCTGAGCTTTGGTTGACTCACTCATTTTTAGTTGAGACATATTATTTGTGCAAGATTTTTTGCTTAGTTGGTATGAAAACGTTTCACATGTCCTTAGATCTTGTGtgaaccaaaataaaaaatttattactctggggattttaattctttagaagTTGATGGCATCAATATCAATTTGGTTTTCTCttctgtttttctctttttttttcccctgtaaTTAGAGAAGAATCTCATTGTCAAATGctgaagagagagaataaaatcaGCAAAATGACTAGAAACACAAAGAGGGACATTTTAATTAAGGAGCCAACTTTACTAtgcttattttacttttttcttccttcaaatcAGGGAACAAATCATGCAACCAGTATCACATGCTATATTTATTCTATAATTTGTTGGATGGTTATGTTCATGTTAACTTTTCTAGTGCACTAGACCATATACAACTTGAAATGACTTAATACATGAGCTTCTTGTCAAGGACCTAGGTCTCTGAAACCAGCTATGTTGAACCTGATGTGCTACACATATTTTCTGAGTGGAACACGTTATCCTTGCAATATCACCCTCACATGAAACTTAGCCATTTTGAGACCCAAAACTAACTAATTTTTGTGGGAAGAAACTTTTAGAATGAGAATgctgcttttgtttttgaatggtAGCAGAAAGTTTGGGTTGCTGATGATCAACAGTACTGTCATGttctaggtttttatttttgggtttttattttttattttcttcttaaccTGCAACAAGTTGACTAATATTTTTTAGGTACAACTTGTCTGCGCCTTGTACCCTTCTAATGAACCCTTGACTTAGGGTTGAGCAATGATGTTCAACCTAGCTACCTTTCATGTGGCACAGCCATGGAAGGATGGGTAAAGAACTAATTAATTGATATTGTCCACATCTAAAAGATTTCTGCTTCTTAATAATTTGATTTCACTTGATTGTacggtaaaatattatttcactGCATTGTTTATACTTAAATGTATGATTGCATGTGAAAATATATCATGTTATATCCCTGTTTATTCGGTTACATAAAGTATTTGTACTTAAGTTTTACAGGCAACAACTACTCATACAACGTGCAGCTATTAAGGTTAACAAGTGACATGTTGTGATTACTATATAAGAAATGTAATGTTAGCTTACATAAAAGAGATGttaaatcaatcacaatttttcatttagttgcattcctagcattattcttttaatatttcAGAACTAATAGTTTTGCAGATACATTTTTATAACGCAGGAAGTGTTTGCATTTGTAAACTTCAAcatcttttattaagaataGCTATATCATTGGTTGTCATTGTCTAGGTGAGCCATGAAAATATTGAATCCATCTTATATTGCTTTTGAGAGAGACAATTCAGCCTTTAGTATCCTCTAGGTCCAGTGGGGGAGCATGTGGCTGGACAAAGCAAATGATTACCTTAAACCTCTGGATTGGTATGATTATATGACAATAAAACACCATCATAACACCCGTACAATTACTCCAGtcaaaactattaaaaaaaaaaaaaaaaccaaattgtggTCTCCACATTGGTTTTCAATGATCAGCTAATATCAAGTTTTATTGTAAAAGACATGTTCATGATCTCTGGCTCAGTCAATCCTTGCTAACTAGTTTTCATCAACTAATTTTTCGTTCttggttgagacttgagagttaTACAACTTCTTATAACATGTTGTTGCTTTGAATTTCCAAGGTGGAATGGTCGCTAGTGAGGCTGTGTTTTAGTGCACTTCGTATTAAAATGTCTTTTGGTCAACTTAGACTAGTTCCATTCCATGAATCCATAGACTCATAATAGTTTATGTTTTTGAGCGAAGGACTTATATTTAATGGGCATCTACTTCGTATTccccttatttttttatttataaaaaagtggtttaggattttttttatttacaccaaatgattaaaaaaaaaagaaaaacttaataCGAAATGACACTTTGTGGAGGGTGT contains these protein-coding regions:
- the LOC126718885 gene encoding uncharacterized protein LOC126718885, with translation MDAAAVTRIKTVNLLASYTAGRKMNTTNLIQPSWPSTQPQTLALYASGTSSCGNFPGHQRCPCPKSKSSIFSVTRCSTKPGIDSNNATNKNPAIERDPSSKSQQLAAPVPNQALTSTCSRGLVLDLGPKNSWDSAEIGSPVVKRYIGDNEERWYMWYHGRSDINNNTSESIGLAVSSNGIHWAREEHVRSSGDAGLVMNCSKNWWAFDTDSIRPSEMVIMSSPMYSAVYWLYYTGYSSEEVNLSGAPNILQNPERVHGGDKKDENHKIGKIFKSLPGLACSQDGRHWARIEGDHHSGALLDVGSDKEWDSLFIAAPHVVVHSNDDLRMYYHSYDVENGQFALGVARSRDGIRWVKLGKILGGGSKGSFDEIGVKNACVVRNSKEGNYLMAYEGVSADGMRCIGLAVSPDGLKNWTRLQEDPVLKPSEDDGWDNKGVGSPCLIQMEGNVDKWRLYYVGVGCGGRNGIGLAVSEGSNIGKFRRWADFTCNINV